CGTAACCGTTGAGCCTCTGCCGCTCTGGCTAATTCTTTGCTACTCGCTGTACCACTACGTTGTAAACGGTTATAGGCGGCTATGGTGCGTTGAATTTCCCGCTGAATACGATGCTCACTGCGAATCCCTAAATGCTCTTTAGCTTGATTTAATCGCTTTGCTGTTTCTAGCTGACGTTTAGCAATCTGTTCAGCAGTCTTGCCCACATTATTGGCGGCGTTTTGCTGATTTTTTTGCGTTTGTTTGCTAATTTCATCAATATTTTTTGATGTCCGTTTAACATTATCTAACACTTGCTTAAATTGCTTACTGGCAAAATCTTTTGCCTTAACGATCATTTCTAAATTCATCGTTGCCATTTTTAAATTCCTGTTAAAAGCCATTTAAATATTCAATAAAAAAAGGGGGAGTATGCCACCTCCCCCTATTTACTGTGTTACTCTTTTTTTCTTACCACATTGTAATGAACGGTATTGCCCTGCTTTCGCTCGCCTTTTGGCGAAGGATCGTTAATACCAAGGCTATTAAGATAATGGTTAATCCAGCTCGTTAATTCAACAATCGGCATTTGCCAAACCTGCTCGGCATTAAAGCCAATTTTGCTTAATAAAATTGTGCTTTGTTGATAACTACGGTAAGCCTGCGGTAGCCCATATTGTCTTTGGGTCGTATTTATTCGCCCTGATTTATATGGGGTTCGCCATTTCCAGCGACGATTCGCTTTTTTCTTAATTCGTCTAATACCTCATTGATAAGGGCATAATCAGTACTCGCCAAGTGTTCAAGCAAATACTGAGGGGTTAAGTCAGAAGAAGGTATTCCCTCAAAGCTCACTTGTTGACAAATAAACGCCAAATCAATTAATGCAATATTCTGCTTTGTATGTTTATCGCTCTGTTCATTGGTTAAGTCGTCTAAGGATAAGCCCATTTCTTCAATGGTTTCTAAAGCTCGGCATTCACCTGCTACCGTCAATAAATTTGCCCTAAACGCATAATAGGTATTGCCTTGATAGTTTAAGCCTAGCAATAATTTACTTTTCATTGATTACTCCTTGATTTCTTTTAAGGCATTCATTTGAATATCAATCACCGCCTCATTATCTACGGTGTATTTTTCGCCCACTTGTGTGGTAAAACAACCGAGGTAAGAAGTGCGTTTTTCTTCTTGATTAAGGGGATAAATGGTTACTTTCGCATCACTGATCTCCGCCCAATCAATTTCCGAACCATCAATAGGCATCGCTGCCGTTAAACTCAACTCCCATACGGCAATACCTTGGGCAAACCCTTTAGCAATACCCTGACTATTCATGGTTTTAACTAACTTTCGCCCTGTTTGTTTGGTTACGCTTAAATCTGTTACTTCAATTTCTTTGCCGTCCACTTCAAGCACCACAGAGCCTGCATATTTTTCCATTGTTTACCCCTATAAAATCAAATCAATTCGGTTAGCAATAATATGTAAACCATTTACCACATCAGTCGGAATGGCTAAATTTAAGCGATTAACGTCCACGTTATCTCGCTCCACCATGAGTTTGGCTAAATGGCTTTGTACATTTTCCAAAATTTCAGCCTCTTCCATTTTGACTAAAACATCAATGATTTCTGACCGCACTTTTTTCGGCGTACGTTGGCTGAGCTTATCCCGTGGAAAGCGTAACTCTAGGCGTTGTTCTACCGCTTTACGCACATAATCCAAAGTGCGAATAGTGGTTAAGTCTAAATAACTTGGGTCATCAGTATTCGTGGCGGACTTAGTATAAGTGGTAATAGCTCGCATAATTTGTACCCGCTGATTCACCATCGTAATTGGCGTTAAACCATTATAGAGCGCTTGGTTAGCCTCGGTAAGTAATGGCGTATTGCTCACATCAACTAAACTTAACCCTTTAATTTCCAGAGTATTTAGCGGTTTGGCAGGATCTTCCTCGCCAGCAATAATCGCACCATACCCTGCCGCAATTAACGCATTTCCTTGTATACAACCCTTATACCAACCCACAGTGAGCCGTTCTGCATTTAATTTACCCGTAAATGTCGTGCCAGTGGCAAGACTATCACGCCAGCCCAATACCCCAATACCGGGCTTTTTCTCAAGGGGAGCGGAAACTGTCGCCAAATGTTCACGCAAAGCCACCGCATTTTTCTCATCAGAAAAAGCACTGATAATCACATCATATTTCGTCCCTGCTACACTGGCTAAAGCGGGGGCTATATCAGCATTTTCTTGCCCACCAGTGAAAGAAGTCGCCGCAATGGTCATATCGGACACAGAGTTATAGGTACTTAAGGCAATTTCATTACCAATTTGCCCTTTGGATTTGGCAGTTAAGGTAATGGTTTTACTGGATACCGTTGCACTCACTAACGACTCTTCGCCAGCATTAATCACCGCCGTTAAACGGTTTGCCACGGTTGCCGCATCTTCGCTTTTATTGACCGAGATTTTATATTCTGTGCCACCAATGTTAACCCCCATAACACCAATCACTGTCGCTGTGCCGTTTAAGGTAACAGTGGCGGTAGCTGCCACACCAGCACTATTATCTTTAAGCCCAATAACCGATAAATTCAGCAAACTATTATTGCGAATGGCGATTTTGCTCATCAAATGCGCCCACGAGCCAGCCCCAAAATAACTCATTGCTTCTTTATCTGAATAAATTTGGATAGCCCCCGTAAATGCCATAGCATTTTCTTTTGTCATTGGGGCAATAATCAACACCTCTTGTTTATTATTGGGTAAGCTATTTACTGCCCCTTTATTGTTGTATTCGGTATAAACCCCGGGCTTACGCAAGGATTGTGGGATATGATTAAATTCAATACTCATTCATTCGCTCCTTTCTTGTTTTTACTCTGCGTTTTTGGCGGTTCTGCTGTCTGTCCAGTCTGCACCACCATAAATAGATCACCATCAGCAAGACGGCGTTGATAATAAATACTGTTTTCCACCTCTACAGGCTCAAACTCGGTAATATAAAGAGAGGGACGGTGTTCATAGGGAACCTTTACCCCTTCACGTGCTTTTACTTGAATTTTCACTGATTACTCCTCAACTTTTGTCTCTACTGCAATGCCCACTTGAGCATGGCTATTGGGATCATAAATTTTGCCCTGAATATGAACTAAATCAGGCGTAAGCTCAGAAAGCTGACCTTGATAAGCATTAAAAATATAATCTGGGTGCTGTTTATCCTGCGTAGGCTCGGGATAATGCCCATCTTCAAGCCAATGTTTTAAGCTGTAACTGATTTCAAACTCAATGGCATAAGCCGTCAGCTTTTCATTACGCACTTC
Above is a window of Volucribacter amazonae DNA encoding:
- a CDS encoding phage tail protein; protein product: MEKYAGSVVLEVDGKEIEVTDLSVTKQTGRKLVKTMNSQGIAKGFAQGIAVWELSLTAAMPIDGSEIDWAEISDAKVTIYPLNQEEKRTSYLGCFTTQVGEKYTVDNEAVIDIQMNALKEIKE
- a CDS encoding phage tail sheath subtilisin-like domain-containing protein produces the protein MSIEFNHIPQSLRKPGVYTEYNNKGAVNSLPNNKQEVLIIAPMTKENAMAFTGAIQIYSDKEAMSYFGAGSWAHLMSKIAIRNNSLLNLSVIGLKDNSAGVAATATVTLNGTATVIGVMGVNIGGTEYKISVNKSEDAATVANRLTAVINAGEESLVSATVSSKTITLTAKSKGQIGNEIALSTYNSVSDMTIAATSFTGGQENADIAPALASVAGTKYDVIISAFSDEKNAVALREHLATVSAPLEKKPGIGVLGWRDSLATGTTFTGKLNAERLTVGWYKGCIQGNALIAAGYGAIIAGEEDPAKPLNTLEIKGLSLVDVSNTPLLTEANQALYNGLTPITMVNQRVQIMRAITTYTKSATNTDDPSYLDLTTIRTLDYVRKAVEQRLELRFPRDKLSQRTPKKVRSEIIDVLVKMEEAEILENVQSHLAKLMVERDNVDVNRLNLAIPTDVVNGLHIIANRIDLIL
- a CDS encoding DUF2635 domain-containing protein, translated to MKIQVKAREGVKVPYEHRPSLYITEFEPVEVENSIYYQRRLADGDLFMVVQTGQTAEPPKTQSKNKKGANE